The Agrobacterium cucumeris genome has a segment encoding these proteins:
- the bioB gene encoding biotin synthase BioB, with amino-acid sequence MDQMIVPIARNRAEVPVIEASSALEEAKIIYNLPFNDLLFQAQQVHRRHFDANAIQMSRLLSIKTGGCPEDCSYCSQSARNPTGLKASKLMEVERVLAEARKAKEGGATRYCMGAAWRNPKERDMEAVVAMVEGVKAMGMETCMTLGMLTPEQSERLADAGLDYYNHNVDTSERFYSQIITTRTFEDRLETLANVRDAGIKVCAGGILGMGETVEDRISMLVTLANLPVPPESVPINMLIPIPGSKLADADPVDPIDFVRTIALARILMPRSHVRLSAGRTEMSDETQALCFLAGANSIFVGETLLTADNPGEDHDTALFRRLGLKPMELQPAQSGEGR; translated from the coding sequence ATGGATCAGATGATTGTGCCAATCGCCCGAAATCGGGCTGAAGTTCCCGTAATTGAAGCAAGCTCGGCACTCGAAGAAGCAAAAATTATCTATAATTTACCGTTTAACGATCTGCTTTTCCAAGCCCAACAGGTGCATCGCCGTCATTTCGATGCCAATGCCATCCAGATGAGCAGGCTCCTGTCCATCAAAACGGGTGGATGCCCTGAAGATTGCAGTTACTGCAGCCAATCCGCCCGCAACCCAACGGGTCTGAAGGCCTCCAAGCTCATGGAAGTGGAGCGGGTGCTGGCGGAGGCGCGCAAGGCGAAGGAAGGTGGGGCGACGCGTTATTGCATGGGTGCAGCCTGGCGCAACCCGAAGGAACGCGACATGGAGGCGGTGGTGGCCATGGTCGAGGGCGTCAAGGCTATGGGTATGGAGACCTGCATGACGCTCGGCATGCTGACGCCGGAGCAATCCGAACGGCTCGCCGATGCCGGGCTCGATTATTACAATCATAATGTCGATACGTCCGAGCGCTTTTATTCACAGATCATCACCACCCGCACTTTTGAGGATCGGCTGGAAACGCTCGCCAATGTCCGCGATGCGGGTATCAAGGTCTGTGCCGGCGGCATTCTCGGCATGGGAGAAACGGTCGAGGACCGCATTTCGATGCTGGTGACGCTTGCCAATCTGCCGGTTCCACCGGAAAGCGTGCCGATCAACATGCTGATCCCGATCCCCGGTTCCAAGCTCGCTGACGCCGATCCGGTCGACCCGATCGATTTTGTCCGCACCATCGCACTGGCACGAATCCTGATGCCGCGTTCGCATGTGCGGCTTTCCGCCGGGCGCACCGAGATGAGCGACGAGACGCAGGCGCTCTGTTTTCTGGCCGGGGCCAATTCCATTTTCGTCGGTGAAACGCTGCTGACGGCCGATAATCCGGGTGAGGATCACGATACGGCACTGTTCCGGCGTCTGGGTCTTAAGCCGATGGAGTTGCAGCCTGCACAATCGGGAGAGGGCCGGTGA
- a CDS encoding 8-amino-7-oxononanoate synthase: MNASALSAYEVKLAGLHRKSRLRALSPHEGIDFTSNDYLALADAPRLKAAITEAIERGVPVGAGGSRLLRGNHPEHEALEAEAAAFFGTEKTIYFGSGFAANVALFSTLPLRDDLVLYDALIHASVHDGIAAGKAQALAVPHNEVEAFEREISRWRQAGGRGRPWIAVESLYSMDGDRARLAALADLAERHGGFLVVDEAHATGVFGPGGRGLAAELDGRGNVVALHTCGKALGLSGALLSLPAVLADYLINRARGFIYSTAPSPLMAAAVREALSIIAEEGWRQSRLAELINFAGEELNSRLGVTPSGSQIMPVMIGDNARSLGIAAHLRESGFDVRAIRPPTVPEGTARLRLSITLNVDESQIAGMVGQLAFALKEKRA; this comes from the coding sequence GTGAACGCATCGGCACTCTCCGCTTACGAGGTGAAACTTGCCGGCCTGCACCGCAAATCGCGTCTACGGGCGCTCTCTCCCCATGAGGGGATCGATTTCACCTCCAACGACTATCTCGCGCTTGCCGATGCACCCCGGCTGAAGGCGGCGATTACCGAAGCAATCGAAAGGGGCGTGCCGGTTGGCGCTGGTGGCTCACGCTTGCTTCGCGGCAACCACCCGGAACATGAGGCGTTGGAGGCGGAGGCAGCAGCATTTTTCGGCACGGAAAAAACGATCTATTTCGGTAGCGGTTTCGCCGCCAATGTCGCACTTTTTTCCACCTTGCCGCTGCGGGACGATCTTGTGCTCTACGATGCGCTGATCCATGCGAGCGTGCATGATGGTATAGCGGCCGGCAAGGCGCAGGCGCTCGCTGTGCCGCATAACGAGGTCGAGGCATTCGAGCGGGAAATAAGCCGCTGGCGTCAGGCTGGCGGTCGTGGACGGCCGTGGATCGCGGTTGAAAGCCTTTATTCCATGGATGGCGACCGGGCGCGGCTTGCGGCGCTTGCCGATCTTGCCGAACGACATGGCGGTTTTCTTGTGGTCGATGAGGCGCATGCCACCGGCGTTTTCGGACCCGGTGGTCGTGGCCTTGCGGCAGAACTGGACGGGCGGGGCAACGTGGTGGCGCTGCACACCTGCGGCAAGGCTCTTGGCCTTTCCGGCGCACTTCTGAGCTTGCCTGCGGTTCTTGCCGACTACCTCATCAACCGCGCCCGGGGCTTCATCTATTCCACCGCGCCTTCGCCGCTAATGGCAGCGGCGGTGCGGGAAGCCTTGTCGATCATCGCCGAGGAAGGTTGGCGGCAGTCGCGGCTGGCGGAACTGATAAATTTTGCCGGTGAAGAACTAAACTCCCGGCTCGGGGTCACACCCAGCGGTTCGCAGATCATGCCGGTGATGATCGGCGACAACGCCCGTTCGCTCGGCATAGCTGCGCACCTGCGTGAAAGCGGTTTTGACGTACGGGCGATCCGCCCGCCGACGGTGCCGGAGGGAACGGCGCGCCTGCGTCTTTCCATCACGCTGAATGTGGATGAGAGCCAGATTGCCGGTATGGTCGGGCAGCTTGCCTTCGCATTGAAGGAGAAACGGGCATGA
- the bioD gene encoding dethiobiotin synthase, which translates to MSLRFVISGTDTGIGKTVFAAALTHALQASYWKPVQSGLEEETDSQTVERLGGAPRTRILPEAYCLKMPASPHLSARLENVTIDPALLQPPEIRGPLVIEGAGGLLVPLTDRLLFADIFAGWQIPLILCARTALGTINHTLLSLEALRLRAIPVHGLVFIGDEHAENERIITDIGGVRALGRLPHLSQMTAGALHQAFAQQFNPADFLEVTA; encoded by the coding sequence ATGAGCCTTCGTTTCGTTATTTCCGGCACCGATACGGGCATCGGCAAGACGGTTTTTGCCGCAGCGCTTACCCACGCCCTGCAGGCTTCCTACTGGAAGCCGGTCCAATCCGGGCTGGAAGAGGAGACCGATAGCCAGACCGTGGAGCGGCTGGGTGGTGCGCCGCGCACCCGCATCCTGCCGGAAGCGTATTGCCTCAAAATGCCTGCCTCGCCGCATCTTTCGGCGCGTCTCGAGAATGTGACGATCGATCCCGCACTCCTGCAACCGCCGGAAATAAGAGGGCCGCTGGTAATTGAAGGGGCGGGCGGGCTTCTGGTGCCGTTGACCGACAGATTGCTGTTTGCCGATATCTTCGCCGGCTGGCAAATCCCGCTGATCCTTTGCGCCAGAACTGCGCTCGGCACCATCAACCACACGCTGCTGTCGCTTGAGGCGCTGCGGTTGCGGGCCATTCCGGTGCATGGCCTGGTTTTCATCGGCGATGAGCACGCGGAAAATGAGCGCATCATCACCGATATCGGCGGGGTTCGTGCACTCGGCCGTCTGCCGCATCTGTCTCAGATGACCGCCGGGGCGCTGCATCAGGCTTTCGCTCAGCAATTTAATCCTGCCGATTTTCTGGAGGTGACGGCATGA
- a CDS encoding adenosylmethionine--8-amino-7-oxononanoate transaminase, whose product MSPSPIWHPFTQHGLEPPMKRIVSTQGAYLVDEDGTRLFDAISSWWVITHGHRHPAIMAAIRAATEAFDQVIFAEFSHEPAETLARGLIDIAPAGLEHVFYSDSGSTAVEVALKMALGYFHNRGEKRDRIVVMEHGYHGDTIGTMSTGERGVFNAAYEPLLFGVDRLAFPEQGSAQATLDIFEHFCRSGRVAALLIEPLVLGAGGMKMYGADVLVGLKQIAERHGCLFIADEVMTGWGRTGSLFACEQAGISPDILCTSKGLTGGSLPLAATLCSGDIFDAHFSTDRRKTFFHSSSYTANPIACAAAVANLQVWRDEPVAQRIGQLEQTLGDHLRRFAEDRRFTNIRQAGTIAALDLVAPSGGYLAEAGPRMRGLFRERGLVIRPLGNAVYLMPPYCSTSDDLARAFDAIDEVASIVTEAIDIPATGIV is encoded by the coding sequence ATGAGCCCTTCGCCCATCTGGCATCCCTTCACCCAGCACGGGCTGGAGCCGCCGATGAAACGCATCGTGTCGACGCAGGGTGCCTATCTCGTCGATGAGGATGGCACTCGGCTGTTCGATGCGATTTCATCCTGGTGGGTCATCACCCATGGTCACCGGCACCCGGCGATCATGGCCGCCATCCGTGCCGCGACAGAGGCCTTCGATCAGGTGATTTTTGCGGAGTTTTCCCACGAGCCTGCCGAGACGCTGGCAAGAGGGCTGATCGACATTGCCCCCGCCGGGCTGGAACACGTGTTTTATTCCGATAGCGGCTCGACCGCAGTGGAAGTGGCACTGAAAATGGCGCTCGGTTATTTCCATAATCGCGGAGAAAAGCGCGATCGCATCGTGGTGATGGAACATGGCTATCATGGCGATACGATCGGCACCATGTCCACCGGCGAACGTGGTGTGTTCAATGCCGCTTACGAGCCGCTGCTCTTCGGTGTCGACCGTCTGGCTTTTCCGGAACAGGGCAGCGCGCAGGCCACCCTCGATATTTTTGAACATTTCTGCCGTTCAGGCCGTGTCGCCGCCCTGTTGATTGAGCCGCTGGTGCTCGGCGCCGGCGGCATGAAGATGTATGGTGCTGATGTTCTGGTCGGGCTGAAACAGATTGCCGAACGCCATGGCTGCCTGTTCATTGCCGATGAGGTTATGACCGGCTGGGGCCGGACCGGAAGTCTTTTCGCATGCGAGCAAGCCGGAATTTCTCCGGATATTCTGTGCACGTCGAAGGGCCTGACCGGCGGTTCCCTGCCGCTGGCGGCCACGCTGTGCAGCGGCGATATCTTCGATGCGCATTTTTCGACCGACCGCCGCAAGACCTTTTTCCATTCGAGTTCCTACACCGCCAATCCGATTGCCTGCGCCGCTGCCGTCGCCAATCTCCAGGTCTGGCGGGATGAACCGGTGGCGCAGCGTATCGGGCAACTGGAACAGACGCTGGGCGACCATCTGCGGCGCTTTGCCGAAGACAGACGTTTCACCAATATCCGGCAGGCGGGCACCATAGCTGCACTCGATCTCGTGGCGCCTTCCGGTGGTTATCTCGCCGAAGCGGGACCGCGTATGCGGGGCCTGTTCCGCGAGCGCGGGCTTGTCATCCGCCCGCTCGGCAACGCGGTTTATCTTATGCCCCCCTATTGTTCGACATCAGACGATCTGGCCCGTGCCTTCGACGCCATCGATGAGGTGGCCTCGATCGTCACCGAAGCCATTGACATACCTGCGACCGGAATCGTGTGA
- a CDS encoding beta-ketoacyl-ACP synthase III: MQTLSSRMAGFGHAVPGRCVGNDEIELRLGLETGWIERRTGIRRRYWAQEGDTLSGLAAEAGRMALEDAEIARDDIALTLLATSTPDHLLPPSAPLLAHRLSLAQSGGIDLAGACSGFLYALTLADGFVRTHGRAVLVVAANILSRRINLQERASAVLFADAAGAIVLKPCREAQRGLLSADLRSDGSGYDLIRIAAGGSSQPFSADTPTGETLMTMRDGREVFSRAVALMTRTSQRVLQQAELSATNIDRFVPHQANARMFDAVCDNLDIDRQKTVRTVESFGNSSAATIPLSLSVANAERRIAKGETLLLTAAGAGLTGGAIVYRH, encoded by the coding sequence ATGCAGACACTTTCTTCGCGTATGGCCGGCTTTGGACATGCCGTTCCGGGGCGGTGCGTCGGCAATGACGAGATAGAGCTGCGCCTTGGGCTGGAGACCGGCTGGATCGAGCGGCGAACCGGCATCCGCAGGCGTTATTGGGCGCAGGAAGGCGACACGCTAAGCGGCCTTGCCGCCGAAGCCGGCCGCATGGCGCTGGAAGATGCGGAAATCGCCCGTGACGATATCGCGCTCACATTGCTGGCAACTTCCACGCCGGACCATCTCTTGCCACCCTCCGCACCGCTGCTTGCCCATCGGCTGAGCCTGGCGCAATCGGGCGGCATCGATCTCGCCGGCGCCTGTTCCGGCTTTCTTTATGCGCTCACCCTTGCCGATGGTTTTGTCCGCACCCATGGTCGCGCCGTGCTTGTCGTGGCGGCCAATATTCTGAGCCGCCGCATCAACCTTCAGGAAAGGGCGAGCGCTGTCCTTTTTGCCGATGCTGCCGGGGCGATTGTGCTTAAACCGTGCCGGGAAGCGCAGCGTGGCCTGCTTTCGGCCGATCTGCGGTCTGATGGCAGCGGTTACGATCTGATCCGGATAGCCGCAGGCGGCAGCAGCCAGCCGTTCTCCGCTGACACGCCCACCGGGGAAACGCTGATGACGATGCGCGACGGCCGCGAGGTCTTCTCCCGCGCCGTGGCGTTGATGACCCGGACCTCACAGCGTGTGCTGCAACAGGCGGAGCTATCGGCGACGAATATCGACCGTTTCGTGCCTCATCAGGCCAATGCCCGCATGTTCGATGCCGTTTGCGACAATCTCGACATCGACCGGCAAAAAACCGTCCGCACGGTCGAGAGCTTCGGCAATTCCTCTGCCGCGACCATTCCGCTGTCGCTCTCCGTGGCCAATGCTGAAAGGCGCATCGCAAAGGGCGAGACGTTATTGCTCACCGCCGCAGGAGCCGGTTTGACCGGCGGGGCAATTGTTTATCGGCACTAG
- a CDS encoding Lrp/AsnC family transcriptional regulator — protein sequence MDNLDERLVTLLRHNGRRSISDLAVETETSRATVRSRIERMENDGTIIGYTVILRADAVEAAIRGIMMIEIEGHVTDRVIRTLGGFPEISEIHTTNGRWDLIVELNAATLSDFDAVLRRIRLVPGITGSETSLLLSTPRSTRARL from the coding sequence ATGGACAATCTCGACGAACGGCTCGTCACCCTTTTGCGGCACAACGGCAGGCGCAGCATTTCCGATCTTGCAGTGGAGACGGAAACCTCGCGCGCCACGGTTCGCTCCCGCATCGAAAGAATGGAAAACGACGGCACCATCATCGGCTACACCGTCATCCTGCGCGCCGATGCGGTGGAAGCGGCAATCCGCGGTATCATGATGATCGAGATTGAAGGCCATGTGACGGACCGCGTCATCCGCACCCTTGGCGGCTTCCCGGAAATATCCGAGATCCACACCACCAATGGCCGCTGGGACCTGATCGTGGAACTCAACGCCGCCACACTCAGCGATTTCGACGCCGTGCTGCGCCGCATCCGCCTGGTGCCCGGCATCACCGGCAGCGAGACCAGCCTGCTGCTTTCTACCCCGCGTTCCACCCGCGCAAGGCTCTGA
- the rocF gene encoding arginase, whose product MDIRLIGAPLQIGAGQLGCEMGPSAYRIAGLMRALEDLGHRVVDTGNVTPAPLKEFHHPNPAVHHLEETVAWTEALTEAAYRESADAVPIFLGGDHAISAGTVAGMARRVAETGRPFFVLWLDAHTDYHTLETTRSGNLHGTPVAYFSGRDGFAGYFPPLSHAVPEENIGMIGIRSVDPAERAALEKSGITVHDMRSIDEHGVAVLLREFLARVQAANGLLHVSLDVDFLEPSIAPAVGTTVPGGATFREAHLVMEMLHDSGLVCSLDLVELNPFLDERGRTATLMVDLAASLMGKRVMDRPTRAG is encoded by the coding sequence ATGGATATCAGGCTTATTGGTGCACCTCTGCAGATCGGAGCGGGGCAATTGGGATGCGAAATGGGACCGAGCGCCTATCGCATCGCCGGCCTCATGCGTGCGCTGGAGGATCTGGGGCACCGGGTGGTCGATACCGGCAACGTGACGCCGGCGCCGCTGAAGGAATTTCACCACCCCAACCCGGCCGTGCATCATCTGGAAGAAACCGTGGCCTGGACCGAGGCGCTGACGGAGGCGGCCTATCGCGAGAGTGCGGATGCCGTGCCGATCTTTCTTGGCGGCGACCATGCGATTTCGGCAGGAACCGTGGCTGGCATGGCGCGGCGGGTTGCCGAGACGGGCCGGCCGTTTTTCGTGCTGTGGCTTGATGCCCATACCGATTATCACACGCTGGAGACGACGCGCAGCGGCAATCTTCATGGCACGCCCGTTGCCTATTTCAGCGGCCGTGACGGGTTTGCCGGTTATTTCCCGCCGCTCTCCCACGCCGTGCCGGAAGAAAATATCGGCATGATCGGTATCCGCAGCGTCGATCCCGCCGAAAGGGCGGCGCTGGAAAAGAGCGGCATCACCGTGCACGACATGCGCTCCATAGACGAGCACGGCGTTGCGGTTCTGCTGCGCGAATTTCTCGCCCGCGTTCAGGCGGCAAATGGTTTGCTGCATGTCAGCCTCGATGTCGATTTTCTCGAGCCGTCGATTGCGCCTGCGGTCGGCACCACCGTTCCCGGCGGCGCGACGTTCCGCGAAGCGCATCTGGTGATGGAAATGCTGCATGATAGCGGGCTGGTCTGCAGTCTCGATCTTGTGGAACTCAACCCGTTCCTTGATGAGCGCGGCAGGACGGCGACGCTGATGGTCGATCTCGCCGCCAGCCTGATGGGCAAGCGGGTCATGGACCGCCCGACGCGGGCAGGCTGA
- a CDS encoding ornithine cyclodeaminase, with protein MTVIPNLNIVPFVSVDHMMKLVLRVGIDTFLRELADVVEEDFRRWESFDKTPRIASHSKEGVIELMPTSDGTLYGFKYVNGHPKNMKEGRQTVTAFGVLSDVGNGYPLLLTEMTILTALRTAATSAVAARHLARPNSRSMAIIGNGAQSEFQARAFKAILGIDTLRLFDIDRSASEKCARNLGGQGFAIEICNSAEEAVEGADIITTVTADKQYATILTDNMVGPGIHINAVGGDCPGKTELHRDILLRSDIFVEYPPQTRIEGEIQQLPADYAVTELWQVIAGEKQGRTGERQITLFDSVGFATEDFSALRYVRSKLPGTGLYAELDLLADPDEPRDLFGMLLRCEAALA; from the coding sequence ATGACCGTGATACCGAACCTCAATATCGTTCCCTTCGTCAGCGTCGACCATATGATGAAGCTCGTTCTGCGGGTGGGAATCGACACCTTCCTGCGCGAGCTTGCCGATGTGGTGGAGGAAGATTTCCGCCGCTGGGAGAGCTTCGACAAGACGCCACGCATCGCTTCACATTCGAAGGAGGGCGTCATCGAGCTGATGCCGACTAGCGACGGCACGCTATACGGCTTCAAATATGTCAACGGCCATCCGAAGAACATGAAGGAAGGCCGCCAGACGGTGACGGCCTTCGGCGTGCTTTCCGATGTGGGTAACGGCTATCCGCTGCTTCTGACTGAAATGACGATCCTGACGGCGCTGCGCACTGCCGCTACTTCGGCCGTTGCCGCCAGGCATCTTGCCCGCCCCAATTCCCGCTCCATGGCCATCATCGGCAATGGCGCCCAGAGCGAGTTCCAGGCGCGCGCTTTCAAGGCCATCCTTGGCATCGACACGTTGCGGCTTTTTGATATCGACCGGTCGGCCAGCGAAAAATGCGCCCGCAATCTTGGCGGACAGGGTTTTGCCATCGAAATCTGCAATAGCGCTGAGGAGGCGGTGGAAGGCGCGGATATCATCACGACAGTCACCGCTGACAAGCAATATGCGACGATCCTGACCGACAACATGGTTGGCCCCGGCATTCATATCAACGCCGTCGGCGGTGATTGTCCGGGCAAGACGGAACTGCACCGGGATATCCTGCTGCGATCCGATATTTTCGTCGAATATCCGCCGCAGACGCGCATCGAAGGCGAAATCCAGCAATTGCCGGCGGATTATGCCGTGACCGAGTTATGGCAGGTCATTGCCGGCGAAAAACAGGGCCGGACCGGCGAGAGGCAGATCACCCTGTTCGACAGCGTCGGCTTTGCAACGGAAGATTTCTCCGCGCTGCGCTATGTGCGCTCGAAACTGCCGGGCACCGGTCTTTATGCGGAGCTGGATCTCCTGGCTGATCCGGATGAGCCACGCGATCTGTTCGGCATGTTGCTGCGTTGTGAGGCGGCTCTCGCCTGA
- a CDS encoding DMT family transporter, whose amino-acid sequence MPSPKTGFLYALVAFTIFAAQDGISKHLGSAYPPVFIAMLRYWAFAVFVLLMAARSAGGIRGAVMANRPWLQIGRGVLLAVQIVFSIFSFAIVGLAHSHSIIASAPLIVAALSVPLLGEKVGWRRWCAIFVGFIGVLVILKPDGEGFDNSLIITFIAAFMLALYGVLTRLGSRSDTAMTSFFYTGVAGAVALTLVGPFYWVSLAPYDWGWMLALCITGMSGHYCLIKAFELADAASVQPFSYYQLVLVSIIGVTIYGEVVTSNMVLGAAIVIAAGLFTIWREHVVGRKKSAGAG is encoded by the coding sequence ATGCCATCACCCAAGACCGGTTTTCTATATGCGCTTGTCGCCTTCACGATATTTGCGGCGCAGGATGGCATCTCGAAACATCTGGGCAGCGCCTATCCGCCCGTCTTCATCGCCATGCTGCGCTACTGGGCCTTTGCCGTCTTCGTTCTGTTGATGGCCGCAAGGTCGGCGGGCGGCATCCGGGGTGCCGTCATGGCCAACCGTCCGTGGCTGCAGATCGGCCGCGGCGTTCTGCTGGCGGTACAGATCGTTTTTTCGATCTTCTCTTTCGCCATTGTCGGGCTGGCGCACAGCCACTCGATCATCGCTTCCGCGCCGCTCATCGTCGCTGCACTTTCCGTGCCGCTGCTTGGCGAAAAGGTCGGCTGGCGACGCTGGTGCGCCATTTTTGTCGGCTTCATCGGGGTTCTCGTCATCCTGAAGCCGGATGGCGAAGGTTTCGACAACAGCCTGATCATAACCTTCATCGCCGCCTTCATGCTGGCACTTTACGGCGTGCTCACCCGCCTCGGCAGCCGGAGCGATACGGCAATGACGAGCTTTTTCTACACCGGTGTGGCCGGTGCAGTGGCCCTGACGCTGGTCGGGCCGTTTTATTGGGTCAGCCTCGCGCCCTATGACTGGGGATGGATGCTGGCGCTCTGCATTACCGGCATGAGCGGTCATTATTGCCTGATAAAAGCGTTCGAACTGGCGGATGCAGCTTCCGTGCAGCCGTTCTCCTATTATCAGCTCGTGCTCGTTTCCATCATCGGCGTCACCATCTATGGCGAGGTCGTGACGTCAAACATGGTTCTGGGCGCAGCAATCGTCATTGCCGCCGGCCTCTTCACCATCTGGCGGGAACATGTGGTCGGCCGGAAGAAAAGCGCGGGAGCCGGCTGA
- the iolG gene encoding inositol 2-dehydrogenase, translating to MVTKLALLGAGRIGKVHAKAITTDSRAQLVAVVDAMAGAAEAIAREAQCKVSTIDEVLADKTIDAVIICTPTNTHADLIERFARAGKAIFCEKPVDLDVARAEACAKVVEETGAKVMLGFNRRFDPHFQAVHKAIEDGRIGKVEMVTITSRDPGPPPAEYIKVSGGIFRDMTIHDFDMARFLLGEEVDSVFATGSVLVNPEIGALGDFDSASIILTTKSGRQAVISNSRRATYGYDQRIEVHGSLGSAAAENQRPVSIEIANADGYTRPPLHDFFMTRYTAAYAAEITAFIDSIENNVAPSPSIKDGLIALKLADAALKSATSKTAVTIG from the coding sequence ATGGTTACGAAATTGGCACTGCTCGGCGCTGGACGGATCGGCAAGGTCCACGCCAAGGCGATCACCACCGACAGCCGTGCGCAGCTGGTGGCCGTTGTCGACGCCATGGCCGGTGCCGCGGAAGCAATTGCCCGCGAAGCGCAGTGCAAGGTCAGCACGATCGACGAGGTTCTGGCCGACAAAACGATCGACGCCGTCATCATCTGCACACCGACCAACACCCATGCCGACCTGATCGAGCGTTTCGCCCGCGCCGGCAAGGCCATCTTCTGCGAAAAGCCCGTTGATCTCGATGTTGCCCGCGCGGAAGCCTGCGCCAAGGTGGTTGAAGAAACCGGCGCGAAGGTGATGCTCGGTTTCAACCGCCGTTTTGACCCGCATTTTCAGGCCGTGCATAAGGCAATCGAAGATGGCCGCATTGGCAAGGTGGAAATGGTTACCATCACCAGCCGCGACCCTGGCCCGCCGCCGGCTGAATATATCAAGGTTTCCGGCGGCATCTTCCGCGACATGACCATTCATGATTTCGACATGGCCCGCTTCCTCCTGGGCGAAGAAGTGGACAGCGTGTTTGCCACCGGTTCGGTTCTCGTCAATCCGGAAATCGGCGCGCTTGGTGATTTCGACAGCGCCAGCATCATTCTGACAACGAAAAGCGGCAGGCAGGCGGTGATTTCGAATTCCCGCCGCGCGACCTATGGTTACGACCAGCGTATCGAAGTGCATGGTTCTCTCGGTTCGGCAGCGGCCGAAAACCAGCGTCCGGTCTCCATCGAGATCGCCAATGCCGACGGTTATACCCGCCCGCCGCTGCATGATTTCTTCATGACGCGTTACACGGCGGCCTATGCGGCGGAAATCACCGCTTTCATCGACAGCATCGAGAATAACGTCGCGCCGTCGCCCTCCATCAAGGACGGTCTGATCGCGCTGAAACTGGCCGACGCCGCGCTGAAATCCGCGACCTCCAAGACGGCCGTGACAATCGGCTGA
- a CDS encoding adenylate/guanylate cyclase domain-containing protein produces the protein MTLSLNTEERVSSALDELWPAEKTEILDWLVTGTKDERFIDEIFVELCDRLRASGISIARGVLAFRIRHPQWLGARILWKAGMPTAEIATYGYGSESTPEYLNSPINDIHQGATEVRHRLNGDDIDEPGYTIYDELRAEGLTDYCAWPIEHTFGKRHVATFSSDQPGGFSDSEIAALKNLLPALALVSEIRLKNRMTRTLLETYVGPHAGEKILNGATTRGSGITVGAAILICDLRNFTHISDLWPRDDVIELLNGYFDAMCDPIEEFGGEILKFMGDGLLAIFPLSDPQACENLLKAIASAQKGLVALNEINCQKGHDPLGYGIGVHVGDVMYGNIGSKTRLDFTVIGPAVNIASRLETLTKETGRNVLFSEEFVRMAGNGDRLENLGPWLLRGLETPVEVYALPQNAVQIPSTN, from the coding sequence ATGACACTCAGTCTTAACACCGAAGAACGGGTTTCTTCAGCATTGGATGAATTGTGGCCGGCAGAGAAGACCGAAATTCTCGACTGGCTCGTGACCGGCACCAAGGACGAGCGTTTTATCGACGAGATATTCGTGGAGCTTTGCGACAGGCTGCGGGCAAGCGGAATCTCCATCGCAAGGGGCGTTCTTGCTTTCCGCATCCGCCACCCGCAATGGCTTGGCGCGCGGATATTGTGGAAAGCCGGCATGCCCACCGCCGAAATCGCCACCTATGGTTACGGCTCGGAAAGCACGCCCGAATATCTCAACAGCCCCATCAACGACATCCACCAGGGTGCGACGGAAGTCCGCCACCGGCTGAATGGCGATGACATCGATGAACCCGGTTATACGATCTATGACGAGCTGCGGGCCGAAGGGCTGACGGATTATTGCGCCTGGCCGATCGAGCACACTTTCGGAAAGCGCCACGTCGCGACATTCTCCAGTGACCAGCCGGGCGGTTTTTCCGACAGCGAAATCGCGGCCCTGAAAAACCTGCTGCCGGCTTTGGCGCTGGTCAGTGAAATACGCCTCAAAAACCGCATGACGCGCACGCTTTTGGAAACTTATGTGGGTCCGCATGCGGGCGAGAAAATTCTCAACGGCGCCACGACACGCGGTAGCGGCATAACGGTGGGAGCGGCGATCCTGATCTGCGACCTGCGCAATTTCACCCATATTTCCGACCTTTGGCCGCGCGATGACGTGATCGAGCTTCTGAACGGCTATTTCGACGCCATGTGCGACCCCATTGAAGAATTCGGCGGAGAAATCCTGAAATTCATGGGTGACGGGCTGCTGGCGATTTTTCCGCTCAGCGATCCGCAGGCCTGTGAAAACCTGCTGAAAGCCATCGCCAGCGCGCAAAAGGGTCTTGTTGCCCTCAATGAGATCAATTGCCAGAAGGGTCATGATCCCCTGGGTTACGGCATCGGCGTGCATGTCGGCGATGTCATGTATGGCAATATCGGCTCAAAAACCCGCCTCGATTTCACTGTCATCGGCCCCGCCGTCAACATCGCCTCGCGGCTGGAAACACTGACCAAGGAAACCGGCCGCAACGTGCTGTTTTCCGAGGAATTCGTTCGTATGGCCGGAAATGGGGACAGGTTGGAAAATCTGGGTCCATGGCTGCTGCGCGGCCTTGAAACGCCAGTCGAGGTCTATGCCCTTCCCCAGAATGCCGTGCAGATACCTTCCACCAATTGA